In Paracoccus sp. N5, the DNA window ACGGCAATTTCATCGGCCAGGGCCGCAACGCCACCCTGACCCTGGTGCACAGGTTCTGAAACCGATCCGTCGCGCCGCATCCCGGCGCGACGGCATCCCCGCGACGGGCGCTCCGGCCCGCTTCATCTCCTTGCCCGTGCGCCGATCGCGGAACCTTGCGCCGCCCCCGGGCCTTAATGGAGCAGCGGTCGGTCCCGCGCCACGACGGGGCAGGGGCCGCGATCCCGCGTCCGGCCGCGCCATGTTGCGCGCGCCGGCGGCGGCAGGAAGGGGCAGGGGTTGACGGATCACAGCACAGCGGGCGAGGCGATGCCGGACCCTCGAAGCCACGGTTTTTTCTTCGATTTCGACGGCACCCTGGCCGAGATCGCACCGCGCGCCGAGGATGTGGTGCTGGACCGGGGCCTGCGCGCCGACCTGCTGCGGCTCTGGCAGCGCAGCGGCGGTGCCGTCGCCGCGCTGAGCGGGCGGCGCCGCGCCGACCTGGCCCGCTATCTGCCCGCGGACATCCCGCTGGCCGGGCTGCACGGCTGGGAGATCGAGGGCGGCGACACGATCGAGATCGCGGCGCTGGCGCATGCGCTCGACGGGCTGCGCGACAGCCTTGCCGCCATCACCGCCCACCATCCCGGCGCGCGGCTCGAGGACAAGGGGCCGGCGCTGGCGCTGCATTGGCGCCTGGCGCCCGAGGCCGAGCCCGCCCTGACCCTGGCCGCCGAGCAGGCCGTCGCGGCGCTTGGCCCGGCCTGGGTGCTGCAACCCGGCAAATGCGTGGTCGAGATCCGCCCGCGGGGCCATGACAAGGGCGACGCGCTGCGCCGCTTCATGGCGCACCCGCCGTTCCGCGGCCGCCGCCCGGTCGCCTTCGGCGACGATCTGACCGACATTCCCATGCTGCGGGCGGCGCGGCAGGCCGGAGGGCTGGCCGTGGCCGTCGGCGAACGCGACCTGCCTTGCGACCTGCGCCTGGCCGGGCCGGCCGCCCTTGCCCTTTGGATAAGACGGAGCCTCGAATGATCCCGATGCCTGCCCCCTCGCTGGAACTCGGCCTGATCGGCAATGCCGCGACCGCCGCGCTGCTGAACGCGCTTGGCGACGTGACCTGGATGTGCCTGCCGCGCTTCGACGGCGACCCGGTGTTCTGCCGGCTGCTCGAGCCGCAATCCGGTCCCGATAGCGGGCTGTGGTCGATCCGCTGCGACGAGCTGGCCCGCACCCGGCAAAGCTATCGCGGCCATACCGCCATCCTCGAGACGATCCAGGAGGACGACCAGGGCAACCGCCTGAAGATCACCGATTTCCTGCCCCGCTTCCCGGATCGCGGCCGGATGTTCCGCGGCCGCACGCTGGTGCGCATCGTCGAGCCGCTGGCCGGCACGCCGCGCATCACCGTGCGCCTGTGCCCGCGCCACGGCTA includes these proteins:
- the otsB gene encoding trehalose-phosphatase; the protein is MTDHSTAGEAMPDPRSHGFFFDFDGTLAEIAPRAEDVVLDRGLRADLLRLWQRSGGAVAALSGRRRADLARYLPADIPLAGLHGWEIEGGDTIEIAALAHALDGLRDSLAAITAHHPGARLEDKGPALALHWRLAPEAEPALTLAAEQAVAALGPAWVLQPGKCVVEIRPRGHDKGDALRRFMAHPPFRGRRPVAFGDDLTDIPMLRAARQAGGLAVAVGERDLPCDLRLAGPAALALWIRRSLE